In one Sandaracinaceae bacterium genomic region, the following are encoded:
- a CDS encoding thioesterase family protein has product MRFTDLLASADRTEGHLTLDIPEDWRQGRAVFGGLQAALGASAMRDLVPVELPLRSLQTTFLAPPSGTRVIARARVLRRGKSAVHVMAWLRDADADPSSAGDEDALALLVGVFGAPRTSAVRVTPTQPRVPSDKPTPFRFVPGVTPTFTQHFDATWLAGALPFSGTETTTASVRLGMPEESTCSEALLVALSDFIPPLGLSMLRTPAPGSSLTWMLELLDHDLERLPMTGFRVDAELVAGRDGYHNQSSTIWAPDGAPLALSRQTMVVFG; this is encoded by the coding sequence ATGCGCTTCACCGACCTCCTCGCCTCCGCCGACCGCACCGAAGGTCACCTCACCCTGGACATCCCCGAGGACTGGCGCCAAGGCCGCGCGGTGTTCGGGGGCCTCCAAGCCGCGCTCGGCGCGAGCGCCATGCGGGATCTCGTCCCCGTGGAGCTCCCCCTGCGCTCCCTGCAGACCACGTTCCTGGCGCCACCCTCGGGCACCCGTGTCATCGCGCGCGCCAGGGTGCTGCGCCGCGGGAAGAGCGCCGTGCACGTCATGGCCTGGCTACGCGACGCGGACGCCGACCCGTCGTCCGCGGGAGACGAGGACGCGCTGGCCCTGCTCGTAGGGGTGTTCGGTGCGCCCCGGACCTCGGCGGTGCGCGTGACGCCTACACAGCCACGCGTGCCGTCGGACAAGCCCACCCCGTTCCGCTTCGTGCCCGGGGTCACGCCGACCTTCACGCAACACTTCGACGCCACGTGGCTGGCGGGAGCCCTCCCCTTCAGCGGCACCGAGACCACCACGGCCAGCGTGCGGCTGGGGATGCCCGAGGAGTCGACCTGCAGCGAAGCGCTCCTCGTCGCGCTGTCCGACTTCATCCCCCCACTGGGCCTCTCCATGCTGCGCACCCCCGCACCCGGCAGCTCGCTCACCTGGATGCTCGAGCTGCTCGACCACGACCTCGAGCGCCTCCCGATGACCGGCTTCCGCGTCGACGCCGAGCTGGTCGCCGGACGCGACGGCTACCACAACCAGTCCTCCACCATCTGGGCCCCCGACGGCGCCCCCCTAGCCCTCAGCCGCCAGACCATGGTCGTCTTCGGCTGA
- a CDS encoding mechanosensitive ion channel family protein produces MMEELSNWLNTSVDEATLQRVGAFFGAMLVTVLIAKASEWVVSVKLKALADKSDTQLDDVLVDTLGRPIYLGVLLFGLRYSVELLQVPPTIEQTIGNALVVALTMLSAWTINRLISEIYKRMVVPWVEASESKLDDQIVPVVEKTLRIAVWTFALLICFSNLGVDVVSLLTGLGLGGLAVAMAAQDTLANIFGSITIFTDQPFQVDDLIEIDGHKGVVIDVGIRTCRIRTMTGERIRIPNKDIAAKPVVNHSFEGAWRYQGGVGMTYGTTTEELEQALAAIKEIIDEHPATTETGRVYFRKFGDSSLDISFALFVTNPNGHRYLATISDVNVAIKKRFDREGWQMAFPSVSLYVERTGALQELRPS; encoded by the coding sequence ATGATGGAAGAACTCAGCAACTGGTTGAACACGTCCGTCGACGAAGCGACGCTGCAGCGCGTCGGCGCGTTCTTCGGCGCGATGCTGGTGACGGTCCTCATCGCCAAAGCGTCGGAGTGGGTGGTCTCGGTCAAGCTCAAGGCGCTGGCCGACAAGTCGGACACGCAGCTCGACGACGTGCTGGTGGACACCCTCGGTCGCCCCATCTACCTGGGCGTGCTGCTGTTCGGTCTGCGCTACTCGGTCGAGCTGCTGCAGGTTCCCCCGACCATCGAGCAGACCATCGGCAACGCCCTGGTGGTGGCGCTCACGATGCTCAGCGCCTGGACCATCAACAGGCTGATCAGCGAGATCTACAAGCGCATGGTGGTGCCCTGGGTCGAGGCCAGCGAGTCCAAGCTGGACGACCAGATCGTCCCGGTGGTGGAGAAGACGCTCCGCATCGCCGTGTGGACCTTCGCGCTGCTGATCTGCTTCTCGAACCTGGGCGTCGACGTCGTCTCTTTACTGACCGGTCTCGGCCTCGGCGGCCTGGCGGTGGCGATGGCGGCGCAAGACACGCTCGCCAACATCTTCGGGTCCATCACCATCTTCACGGACCAGCCGTTCCAGGTGGACGACCTGATCGAGATCGACGGGCACAAGGGGGTCGTCATCGACGTGGGCATTCGTACCTGTCGCATCCGCACCATGACGGGTGAGCGCATCCGCATCCCGAACAAGGACATCGCCGCGAAGCCCGTCGTGAACCACAGCTTCGAAGGGGCTTGGCGCTACCAAGGGGGCGTCGGCATGACCTACGGCACCACCACGGAAGAGCTCGAGCAGGCGCTGGCCGCCATCAAGGAGATCATCGACGAGCACCCCGCGACGACCGAGACGGGCCGCGTGTACTTCCGCAAGTTCGGGGACTCGTCACTCGACATCTCGTTCGCCCTGTTCGTGACGAACCCCAACGGGCACCGCTACCTGGCGACGATCAGTGACGTGAACGTCGCCATCAAGAAGCGCTTCGACCGGGAGGGCTGGCAGATGGCCTTCCCGTCCGTGTCCCTCTACGTGGAGCGGACCGGCGCGCTGCAGGAGCTGCGCCCGTCGTAG
- a CDS encoding ribonuclease E inhibitor RraB produces the protein MDDTFADDQEVLNALAADGHDLESPMVIDFFMLASDEPAAHEMAEVLRKAGYETEIEYDEHGGHDHEDDEEVDHEHDPIWEVAVSVEMVPTAAELARLQRELQELVAPFGGEANGWGTVGNLEDEGDEGHDED, from the coding sequence ATGGACGACACCTTCGCCGACGATCAAGAGGTCCTGAACGCGCTCGCTGCCGACGGACACGACCTCGAGAGCCCCATGGTCATCGACTTCTTCATGCTCGCCTCGGACGAGCCCGCCGCGCACGAGATGGCCGAGGTGCTCCGCAAGGCGGGGTACGAGACGGAGATCGAGTACGACGAGCACGGCGGTCACGACCACGAGGACGACGAGGAGGTCGACCACGAGCACGACCCCATCTGGGAGGTGGCCGTCAGCGTCGAGATGGTGCCCACCGCGGCCGAGCTCGCGCGGCTCCAGCGCGAGCTGCAGGAGCTGGTCGCGCCCTTCGGAGGTGAGGCCAACGGCTGGGGCACCGTCGGGAACCTCGAGGACGAGGGCGACGAGGGCCACGACGAGGACTGA
- a CDS encoding AAA family ATPase, whose amino-acid sequence MSILTLRLEAYDPEARKLIAAAQSLADERRHSEVEPLHLLFILLEQSPVVQQAIERLNVDPTDLIVEAELLIRRRRTVDGGTSYMSPRVLDLLGRAEGEAARDGGVPVSVLHLMLACAQETTGAVRDVFQAVGVSAPVLRAGLTASKTAPAAAASGGAGSGAGRGGATSTTSAAPLEEFGRDLTRLAAQGKFDPTVGRDAEIRRMLQVLARRRENNPLLVGEAGIGKTSIVQALSMRIATHDVPTMLKEKRIVALDMGAMMAGAKMRGQLEERMRGVLDTVRDSGGEILLFIPDLGALLGPQEAGAGAMLATALARGELRAIAVATPATVRKAHDEGAALLQRFVAIAVEPPTIEEAIAVLRGVVGRFEADHGVRIQDPALVAAAQFARRYVTGVQLPKSAVDLIDEAAAQVRVEMESVPSAVDALLRRLEALEIQHASLANDEDAESVRTRDALAAEIATLRPKVEAMREQWRRELSSVSEVRRIKQELQAAERELEQVRASEDHARAGELRFGTIPLLERQLAEASAAGADNPDAGVVHDVVHAEDVANVVAAWTGVPVAKMLEGETEKLLQMEARLGERVIGQSHAVVAIAKAVRRGRIGMRDPKRPIGSFLFLGPTGVGKTELAKALAEFLFDDEASLTRLDMSEFMEKQNVARLLGAPVGYKDSDAGGQLTEAVRQRPYSVVLFDEMEKAHPDVFNVLLQVLDDGRLTDSRGRLAHFSDTVVIMTSNIGSHLILDHEGDDASLNEKMEEELHRQFKPEFLNRIDEVIIFNPLSEEDLLGIAKIQLRSIGKMLGHRRIGLEVAEDAQRYLVELGYDRAFGARPLKRVLLKELQDPLAEAMLRGGYDAGDRVQVGLEGEGAQRALTFQKV is encoded by the coding sequence ATGTCCATCCTGACGCTCCGCCTCGAAGCCTACGATCCCGAGGCGCGCAAGCTCATCGCGGCCGCCCAGTCCCTCGCGGACGAGCGCCGTCACTCCGAGGTGGAGCCCCTGCACCTCCTGTTCATCCTGCTCGAGCAGAGCCCGGTCGTGCAGCAGGCCATCGAGCGCCTGAACGTGGACCCCACGGACCTCATCGTCGAGGCCGAGCTGCTGATTCGGCGCCGGCGCACGGTGGACGGGGGCACGTCGTACATGTCCCCGCGCGTGCTGGACCTGCTCGGGCGGGCGGAGGGCGAAGCCGCTCGCGATGGTGGCGTCCCCGTGTCGGTGCTGCACCTGATGCTGGCGTGCGCCCAGGAGACCACGGGAGCCGTGCGCGACGTGTTCCAAGCCGTGGGGGTCAGCGCGCCCGTGCTGCGTGCGGGGCTGACCGCCAGCAAGACGGCCCCCGCGGCGGCGGCCTCGGGAGGCGCGGGGAGCGGCGCCGGACGCGGTGGCGCGACGAGCACGACGAGCGCGGCACCGCTCGAGGAGTTCGGGCGCGACCTCACCCGGCTGGCCGCACAGGGCAAGTTCGACCCCACCGTGGGGCGTGATGCGGAGATCCGCCGCATGCTCCAGGTGCTCGCGCGGCGGCGCGAGAACAACCCGCTCCTCGTGGGCGAGGCCGGCATCGGCAAGACCTCCATCGTGCAGGCCCTCTCGATGCGCATCGCGACGCACGACGTGCCCACCATGCTCAAGGAGAAGCGCATCGTCGCGCTGGACATGGGCGCCATGATGGCCGGGGCGAAGATGCGCGGGCAGCTCGAGGAGCGCATGCGGGGGGTGCTCGACACGGTGCGCGACTCGGGCGGCGAGATTCTCCTGTTCATCCCCGACCTGGGCGCGCTGCTGGGTCCGCAGGAGGCCGGCGCTGGCGCGATGCTGGCGACCGCGCTGGCGCGTGGAGAGCTGCGGGCCATCGCCGTGGCCACCCCGGCCACGGTGCGCAAGGCTCACGACGAGGGCGCTGCCCTGCTGCAGCGGTTCGTGGCCATCGCCGTGGAGCCGCCCACCATCGAGGAGGCCATCGCCGTGCTACGCGGCGTCGTCGGGCGCTTCGAGGCAGATCACGGGGTGCGCATCCAGGACCCCGCGCTGGTGGCCGCGGCCCAGTTCGCGCGCCGCTACGTGACTGGGGTGCAGCTGCCGAAGAGCGCCGTGGACCTGATCGACGAGGCCGCCGCCCAGGTACGGGTCGAGATGGAGAGCGTCCCCAGCGCGGTGGATGCGCTGCTCCGCCGGCTCGAGGCGCTCGAGATCCAGCATGCGTCCCTCGCCAATGACGAGGACGCCGAGAGCGTCCGCACCCGCGATGCGCTGGCGGCCGAGATCGCCACCTTGCGCCCCAAGGTGGAGGCTATGCGCGAGCAATGGCGCCGCGAGCTCTCGTCCGTGTCCGAGGTGCGACGCATCAAGCAAGAGCTACAGGCGGCGGAGCGCGAGCTGGAGCAGGTGCGCGCGAGCGAGGACCACGCGCGGGCTGGCGAGCTGCGCTTCGGCACCATCCCGCTCTTGGAGCGGCAGCTCGCGGAGGCCTCCGCGGCGGGGGCGGACAACCCGGACGCCGGTGTCGTACACGACGTGGTGCACGCCGAGGACGTGGCCAACGTCGTCGCGGCCTGGACCGGTGTCCCGGTGGCCAAGATGCTCGAGGGGGAGACCGAGAAGCTGCTGCAGATGGAGGCCCGGCTGGGCGAGCGTGTCATCGGGCAAAGCCACGCCGTGGTCGCCATCGCGAAAGCCGTGCGCCGCGGTCGCATCGGCATGCGTGACCCCAAGCGCCCCATCGGCTCGTTCTTGTTCCTGGGCCCCACGGGCGTGGGCAAGACCGAGCTGGCCAAGGCGCTGGCCGAGTTCCTGTTCGACGACGAGGCGTCGCTCACCCGCCTCGACATGAGCGAGTTCATGGAGAAGCAGAACGTGGCCCGCCTGCTGGGTGCGCCGGTGGGCTACAAGGACTCGGACGCGGGCGGACAGCTGACCGAGGCCGTGCGCCAGCGCCCCTACAGCGTGGTGCTGTTCGACGAGATGGAGAAGGCCCACCCCGATGTGTTCAACGTGCTCCTGCAGGTGTTGGACGACGGGCGCCTGACGGACAGCCGGGGGCGGCTGGCGCACTTCTCGGACACGGTCGTCATCATGACCAGCAACATCGGCAGCCACCTCATCCTGGACCACGAGGGGGACGACGCCTCGCTCAACGAGAAGATGGAGGAGGAGCTGCACCGGCAATTCAAGCCCGAGTTCCTGAACCGCATCGACGAGGTGATCATCTTCAACCCGCTCAGCGAAGAAGACCTCTTGGGCATCGCCAAGATCCAGCTGCGCAGCATCGGCAAGATGCTGGGGCACCGGCGCATCGGGCTGGAGGTGGCCGAGGACGCCCAGCGCTACCTGGTGGAGCTGGGCTACGACCGGGCCTTTGGCGCGCGCCCACTCAAGCGGGTGCTGCTCAAGGAGCTGCAGGACCCGCTTGCCGAAGCCATGCTGCGCGGCGGCTACGACGCGGGTGACCGGGTGCAGGTGGGGCTGGAGGGTGAGGGGGCGCAGCGCGCTCTCACCTTCCAAAAGGTGTGA
- a CDS encoding DUF3604 domain-containing protein gives MTRRTWKRRAGIALGAVVLTLLALYVVFGGGRAPTAGDIVGPRLPVEVVSARDTRNAEALPEGADPDQTRILFGDLHVHTTFSADAFMRSLPLMGGEGAHPPADACDFARHCSQLDFFALTDHAEMLTPRLWRESKQSVRDCNALAEAGGTEPDLVAFTGFEWTQVGTTPEEHYGHKNVIFHGTAEEELPARAIASSGLLQRAFSAPGGIATLVSIPITEFSERQAYLDIGEFFRENMALDTCPTGPSPGLPAECREYAETPAVLFRKLDEWGLDALVIPHGTTWGFYTPPGYTWDKQLDPAQDSPRQGLVEVYSGHGNSEEYRPTPHVLRNDDGTHGCPAPTDAFEPCCHRAGELIRARCAAAGESETECETRAATARSNYANAGVAGHHTVPGATVEEWGNCGQCTDCFEPSFMSRFGGSVQYALARGHFEEGQTARHATWGFIASSDNHGARPGTGYKPYDRRQMTEASGFVDQSYRDRIFGAAPERVARSRAVDDTLLSEIPAFAVVDLERQASFFMTGGLVAVHATARSRDAIWEALRARRVYGTSGDRILLWFDIVDGDGTLPMGSVVSRGAAPTFRVRAAGSFEQIAGCPPDRIEALGSARFERVCRGECYHPGDRRRRIERIEVVRIRPQEREDEPIAGLIDDPFLVLPCPPGRAVCEQTFSDPGYGERDAVYYVRAIQETTSEINAGGLRCEGGVCRPCHGDYRTDVEDDCAGPSNERAWASPIYVRWDASLVPPPTAVTGDEGANAGGTARAPSDE, from the coding sequence ATGACCCGTCGCACATGGAAGCGCCGTGCCGGGATCGCGCTCGGTGCGGTCGTCCTCACGCTGCTGGCCCTGTACGTCGTCTTCGGCGGCGGCAGGGCGCCCACGGCGGGCGACATCGTCGGCCCGCGGCTGCCCGTCGAGGTGGTGAGCGCGCGCGACACGCGCAACGCCGAGGCGCTGCCCGAGGGGGCCGACCCGGATCAGACGCGCATCCTGTTCGGCGACCTGCACGTGCACACCACGTTCTCGGCCGACGCGTTCATGCGATCCCTGCCGCTGATGGGGGGCGAAGGCGCGCACCCACCCGCCGACGCGTGCGACTTCGCGCGCCACTGCTCGCAGCTCGACTTCTTCGCGCTGACCGATCACGCCGAGATGCTCACGCCGCGCCTGTGGCGCGAGTCCAAGCAGTCCGTGCGCGACTGCAACGCGCTGGCCGAGGCCGGGGGCACCGAGCCGGACCTGGTCGCCTTCACGGGCTTCGAGTGGACGCAGGTGGGCACGACGCCCGAGGAGCACTACGGGCACAAGAACGTCATCTTCCACGGGACGGCCGAGGAAGAGCTCCCGGCGCGCGCCATCGCGTCGAGCGGCCTGCTGCAGCGGGCCTTCTCGGCGCCCGGGGGCATCGCCACGTTGGTCAGCATCCCCATCACCGAGTTCAGCGAGCGGCAGGCCTACCTCGACATCGGCGAGTTCTTCCGCGAGAACATGGCGCTCGACACGTGTCCGACCGGTCCGTCACCCGGCCTGCCGGCCGAGTGCCGCGAGTACGCGGAGACGCCCGCCGTGCTGTTCCGCAAGCTGGACGAGTGGGGGCTCGACGCGCTGGTCATCCCGCACGGCACCACCTGGGGCTTCTACACGCCCCCGGGCTACACGTGGGACAAGCAGCTGGACCCAGCACAAGACAGCCCCCGGCAGGGCCTGGTCGAGGTCTACAGCGGGCACGGCAACTCGGAGGAGTACCGCCCCACCCCGCACGTGCTGCGCAACGACGATGGAACCCACGGCTGCCCGGCGCCCACCGACGCGTTCGAGCCGTGCTGCCATCGGGCGGGCGAGCTGATCCGCGCCCGCTGCGCAGCGGCCGGCGAGAGTGAGACCGAGTGCGAAACGCGGGCCGCGACGGCGCGCTCGAACTACGCCAACGCAGGCGTCGCCGGGCACCACACGGTGCCGGGCGCCACCGTCGAGGAGTGGGGCAACTGCGGGCAGTGCACGGACTGCTTCGAGCCGTCGTTCATGTCGCGCTTCGGGGGGTCGGTGCAGTACGCGCTCGCGCGCGGGCACTTCGAAGAGGGGCAAACGGCGCGGCACGCGACGTGGGGCTTCATCGCGTCCAGCGACAACCACGGCGCACGCCCCGGCACCGGCTACAAGCCCTACGACCGGCGGCAGATGACGGAGGCCTCGGGCTTCGTGGACCAGTCCTACCGTGACCGCATCTTCGGCGCGGCCCCGGAGCGCGTGGCGCGCTCGCGCGCGGTCGACGACACCCTGCTCAGCGAGATCCCCGCGTTCGCAGTGGTCGACCTCGAGCGCCAGGCGTCGTTCTTCATGACAGGCGGCCTGGTCGCCGTGCACGCCACGGCGAGGTCGCGCGACGCCATCTGGGAGGCGCTGCGCGCGCGCAGGGTGTACGGCACCAGCGGCGACCGCATCCTGCTGTGGTTCGACATCGTCGATGGCGACGGGACGCTGCCGATGGGGTCGGTGGTGAGCCGCGGCGCGGCGCCCACGTTCCGCGTCCGTGCCGCGGGGAGCTTCGAACAGATCGCGGGCTGCCCACCCGACCGCATCGAGGCGCTCGGCAGCGCGCGCTTCGAGCGGGTGTGCCGCGGGGAGTGCTACCACCCGGGCGACCGCCGGCGACGCATCGAGCGCATCGAGGTGGTGCGCATCCGGCCGCAAGAGCGTGAGGACGAGCCCATCGCGGGCTTGATCGACGACCCCTTCCTGGTGCTGCCCTGCCCCCCGGGCCGCGCCGTGTGCGAGCAGACCTTCAGCGACCCGGGCTACGGCGAGCGTGATGCCGTGTACTACGTGCGCGCCATCCAGGAGACCACGAGCGAGATCAACGCCGGGGGCCTGCGCTGCGAGGGCGGTGTATGCCGCCCGTGCCACGGCGACTACCGCACCGACGTCGAAGACGACTGCGCGGGCCCCTCCAACGAGCGCGCGTGGGCCTCTCCCATCTACGTGCGCTGGGACGCGTCTCTGGTGCCGCCCCCCACCGCCGTGACCGGCGACGAAGGCGCGAACGCGGGTGGGACCGCCCGCGCGCCCTCCGATGAGTAG
- a CDS encoding peptidyl-prolyl cis-trans isomerase yields the protein MDDTRRPPWPTLALTGGMALALALAAGETVRVSDAPTDLPAHAAARVGDVVITQDELDRATAALASDRRGGQRPDDRAHVLERLVDEALLVELALSHGLPHRDPRTRADLSAAALALLASEAELSEPSEPELERFYGERRGELRGAPQLRVELRFARGPDAVARVMAEGELLDDAPLPVPGGWVSERDLRELVGPSLASALSAAEVGVWLPPHPLDDGLVRLRVADRRAPEAPPLREVRDEVRALYRRQRGDDAVRAYLERARRDTPIVRRVAPGSAVE from the coding sequence GTGGACGACACCCGACGTCCCCCGTGGCCCACGCTGGCCTTGACCGGCGGGATGGCCCTCGCCCTCGCCCTCGCTGCTGGCGAGACCGTGCGGGTGAGTGACGCGCCCACAGACCTGCCCGCGCATGCGGCCGCGCGCGTGGGCGACGTCGTCATCACCCAGGACGAGCTCGACCGCGCCACCGCCGCGCTCGCCAGCGACCGGCGTGGCGGCCAGCGCCCCGACGACCGCGCCCACGTGCTCGAGCGGTTGGTGGACGAGGCGCTGTTGGTGGAGCTCGCGCTGTCGCACGGGCTCCCTCACCGCGACCCGCGCACCCGCGCGGACCTGAGCGCGGCTGCGCTCGCGTTGCTGGCCAGCGAGGCCGAGCTGAGCGAGCCGAGCGAGCCGGAGCTGGAGCGGTTCTACGGGGAGCGCCGCGGCGAGCTGAGGGGCGCGCCGCAGCTGCGCGTGGAGCTGCGCTTTGCTCGTGGCCCCGACGCGGTCGCACGCGTGATGGCCGAGGGCGAACTGCTGGACGACGCGCCGCTGCCGGTCCCGGGAGGCTGGGTCAGCGAGCGCGACCTACGCGAGCTGGTCGGACCGTCTCTGGCGAGCGCGCTGTCGGCGGCCGAGGTGGGCGTGTGGCTCCCGCCGCACCCGCTGGACGACGGCCTCGTGAGGCTGCGCGTGGCGGACCGTCGTGCCCCGGAGGCGCCGCCGCTCCGCGAGGTGCGCGACGAGGTGAGGGCCCTTTACCGCCGCCAGCGCGGTGACGACGCCGTACGCGCCTACTTGGAGCGCGCACGCCGCGATACCCCGATCGTCCGACGCGTGGCTCCGGGCTCGGCCGTGGAATGA
- a CDS encoding HupE/UreJ family protein gives MSQSVVHVAGREVSVRVRSRTVDLSSLSPELAIWAHRFASGSAPDAELPPTLVAAFHTHFRVVDASGRTCAGAPPLRTTSPPAELRVLLRFTCTARPTRYVVTPWPVPGHHHMAHLEGGRDDQSVLVVGEKGELPLGPPGEETGPRPGSASILYAYLVHGARHAATGWDHAAFVLLLLVLVRRAREAMVLVTGFTVGHALTLSLAALSVLESDARAVESLIAASVLLVAAENVGLAEPEGARRALPIVMVAVVAGALGAAAGVAALGYFALAAACLGGLQVTRAEATPRQSARMALAVGFGLVHGLGFASGFDATGPSRVGRLVAFNVGVELAQLGWVALGWVALSLLGRPGAVWRRRAVLAVSVVAGSGATYACVLRALSP, from the coding sequence GTGTCCCAGTCCGTCGTCCACGTCGCAGGTCGGGAGGTGTCCGTGCGTGTCCGTTCACGCACCGTGGACCTGAGCTCCCTGTCGCCCGAGCTCGCCATCTGGGCGCATCGGTTCGCGTCGGGCAGCGCCCCCGACGCAGAGCTGCCGCCCACGCTCGTGGCGGCGTTCCATACACACTTTCGCGTGGTGGACGCGAGCGGCCGCACCTGCGCTGGGGCGCCGCCGCTGCGCACGACGAGCCCACCCGCCGAGCTCCGGGTGCTGCTGCGCTTCACGTGCACAGCACGACCCACGCGCTACGTCGTCACGCCCTGGCCCGTCCCTGGACACCATCACATGGCGCACCTCGAGGGTGGACGCGACGACCAGAGCGTGCTCGTCGTGGGGGAGAAAGGGGAGCTACCACTCGGCCCGCCCGGCGAAGAAACTGGGCCTCGCCCCGGGAGCGCTTCCATCCTGTATGCCTATCTGGTGCACGGCGCACGGCACGCCGCGACGGGCTGGGACCACGCGGCGTTCGTCCTCCTCCTGCTCGTGCTGGTGCGGCGCGCGCGTGAGGCCATGGTCTTGGTCACGGGCTTCACGGTCGGGCACGCGCTGACCCTCTCGCTCGCCGCGCTGTCGGTGCTGGAGAGCGACGCGCGGGCGGTCGAGTCACTCATCGCAGCGTCGGTGCTGCTCGTGGCCGCCGAGAACGTCGGGCTCGCCGAACCCGAGGGAGCACGGCGCGCGCTCCCCATCGTCATGGTCGCCGTAGTGGCGGGTGCCCTGGGAGCCGCCGCTGGGGTCGCGGCCCTAGGCTACTTCGCGCTCGCGGCAGCGTGCCTGGGAGGGCTACAGGTCACGCGAGCCGAAGCGACGCCCCGGCAAAGCGCACGCATGGCGCTCGCAGTGGGCTTCGGCTTGGTGCATGGGCTCGGCTTCGCGTCGGGCTTCGACGCCACGGGGCCGTCCCGCGTGGGGAGACTCGTCGCGTTCAACGTGGGCGTCGAGCTGGCACAGCTGGGCTGGGTCGCCCTGGGGTGGGTCGCGCTGTCCCTGCTCGGTCGCCCAGGAGCGGTGTGGCGACGCCGCGCCGTGCTGGCGGTCTCGGTCGTCGCTGGGAGCGGCGCGACGTACGCATGTGTGCTGCGCGCGCTGTCCCCCTGA
- a CDS encoding cytochrome-c peroxidase yields MSGTLRRSLLATAVALSTTALLVACGGSEPEETPTPTPSPEPAPAATATSLTSHAPLAALPPAPEVPAPKLELGRRLYHDTALSGDGTVACVTCHSFDHGGAENRRTSEGIRGQIGPINSPTVLNASLAIRQFWDGRAADLAEQAAGPVANPVEMGATWDDVVARLGGDPSYVAAFTAAGYDGVSQANITDAIAAFESTLLTPGPFDRFIGGDHSALNEQQQRGYMTFREVGCIACHNGPALGGQSFQKMGAVQDYFALRGGEVTEADLGRFNFTHEEGDRHFFKVPTLRNVAQTAPYFHDGSQAELAGAVRIMGQVQLGRELTDAQVEDIVAFLRALDGELPAHARMPATAAEAPAAE; encoded by the coding sequence ATGTCAGGCACCTTGCGCAGATCCCTCCTCGCGACCGCCGTCGCGCTCTCGACGACCGCCCTGCTCGTGGCATGTGGCGGCAGCGAGCCCGAAGAGACCCCGACCCCGACCCCGAGCCCGGAGCCAGCGCCGGCCGCCACGGCGACCAGCCTCACCAGCCACGCGCCACTCGCCGCGCTGCCACCAGCCCCCGAGGTGCCCGCCCCCAAGCTCGAGCTCGGCCGGCGGCTCTACCACGACACGGCGCTCTCCGGTGACGGCACCGTGGCGTGCGTCACGTGCCACAGCTTCGACCACGGCGGGGCCGAGAACCGCCGCACCTCCGAGGGCATCCGAGGCCAGATCGGGCCCATCAACTCGCCCACGGTGCTGAACGCCAGCCTGGCCATCCGCCAGTTCTGGGACGGCCGCGCCGCCGACCTTGCAGAGCAAGCGGCGGGCCCGGTCGCCAACCCAGTCGAGATGGGCGCCACCTGGGACGACGTGGTCGCGCGCCTCGGCGGCGACCCGAGCTACGTCGCGGCCTTCACGGCGGCGGGCTACGACGGCGTCTCGCAGGCCAACATCACGGACGCCATCGCCGCGTTCGAGAGCACGTTGCTGACCCCGGGTCCCTTCGATCGCTTCATCGGCGGAGACCACAGCGCCTTGAACGAGCAGCAGCAGCGGGGCTACATGACCTTCCGCGAGGTGGGCTGCATCGCCTGCCACAACGGCCCCGCGCTCGGCGGGCAGTCGTTCCAGAAGATGGGCGCCGTCCAGGACTACTTCGCGCTGCGCGGCGGCGAGGTCACCGAAGCCGACCTCGGGCGCTTCAACTTCACGCACGAAGAGGGCGACCGACACTTCTTCAAGGTGCCCACGCTGCGCAACGTCGCGCAGACGGCGCCCTACTTCCACGACGGCTCGCAGGCGGAGCTGGCCGGTGCGGTGCGCATCATGGGGCAGGTGCAGCTCGGGCGTGAGCTGACCGACGCCCAGGTCGAGGACATCGTGGCGTTCTTGCGCGCCCTCGATGGTGAGCTCCCGGCCCACGCGCGCATGCCCGCTACGGCCGCGGAGGCCCCCGCCGCCGAGTGA
- a CDS encoding peptidoglycan-binding protein, giving the protein MSKLLKKGSKGEDVSALQKQLVQLGYAISVDGDFGPATEKAVLSLQTAFGYDVDGIVGPGTQKLVEAQIGYGWNATAPDATEKALRAQGKDPAAVAAEKGAPAKGK; this is encoded by the coding sequence ATGAGCAAGTTGCTGAAGAAGGGTTCCAAGGGGGAAGACGTGAGCGCGCTGCAGAAGCAGCTGGTCCAGCTGGGCTACGCCATCTCGGTGGACGGCGACTTCGGGCCCGCCACGGAGAAGGCCGTCCTCAGCCTGCAGACGGCGTTCGGCTACGATGTGGACGGCATCGTCGGCCCGGGGACGCAGAAGCTGGTGGAGGCGCAGATCGGCTACGGCTGGAACGCGACCGCGCCCGACGCCACCGAGAAGGCCCTGCGCGCTCAGGGGAAGGACCCGGCTGCCGTGGCGGCCGAGAAGGGCGCGCCCGCGAAGGGCAAGTGA